In a genomic window of Candidatus Thiothrix sulfatifontis:
- a CDS encoding SPOR domain-containing protein gives MKHSSSVSSSSLRQQRGFVFKMIHSLILVVGVVSLVVLYKAGKLPFINYPVDLSSWNLGNGNISNDDSDNNTVWESTNNYIQAQQRKYVPVIREDENTRYTNNRYAVQVAAGYDSRQLYGWRDALAQDGYDAYLVSLNTPRGLMFKLRVGAFASRTQAETLQSKLRNRYPTNFGESFIVEGD, from the coding sequence GTGAAGCATTCCAGTAGCGTGTCATCGAGTTCCTTGCGTCAACAACGCGGTTTTGTGTTTAAAATGATTCATTCCCTGATATTGGTAGTGGGTGTGGTCAGCCTCGTGGTGTTGTATAAAGCCGGGAAATTGCCCTTTATTAATTACCCGGTTGATCTTTCAAGCTGGAATCTCGGCAATGGTAATATCAGCAATGACGACTCGGACAATAACACCGTCTGGGAATCCACCAACAACTATATCCAAGCCCAACAGCGCAAGTATGTGCCCGTCATTCGCGAAGATGAGAACACGCGCTATACCAACAACCGTTACGCCGTACAGGTAGCAGCAGGCTATGATTCTAGGCAACTGTACGGTTGGCGAGACGCCCTTGCTCAAGATGGCTACGATGCTTATCTGGTCAGCCTGAATACCCCACGTGGGCTAATGTTCAAATTACGGGTTGGCGCATTCGCCTCCCGCACTCAAGCCGAAACGTTGCAAAGCAAACTCCGCAACCGTTACCCCACCAATTTTGGCGAAAGTTTCATTGTGGAAGGCGATTGA
- the gspE gene encoding type II secretion system ATPase GspE yields MQVATSHAPAALFGERLVKLGKLKPADLERALRAQAEIRQPLGSVLVRLGMLTEQEVAFVLSRHLNVRMALSKDYPSLPVENLGIAINYMRNAEIVPLQAEEERLVVAMSNPQDAFTCQAIGMASGKLVEPLLGLPTEIRANIERLYGGEASKQESGAGGDDEFEITSQDHNLDDIEHLKDMASEAPVIRLVNQIMTNAMTQRASDIHIEPFETHLKVRYRIDGVIHEVESPPPQLTAAIISRLKLMARLNIAERRLPQDGRIQMRAQGKEIDMRVSTVPTMHGESVVMRLLDKHSVKLDLNTLGFSDDNLRKVQQQLDAPHGVILVTGPTGSGKTTTLYSALTQLNTPENKVLTVEDPVEYELEGINQIQANPKIGLNFADALRSIVRQDPDIIMIGEMRDVETARIAIQSALTGHLVLSTLHTNDAASGITRLMDMGIEDYLITSTVNGILAQRLVRRLCPQCRESHPVLPEIEQELGLRHYQPEGELRLWHAKGCSACGNSGYKGRSAIHEVLLMDDPLRRLILKHEDAGVLQEQARKGGMRTMYEDGLYKALKGVTTLEEVLRVAEETPNAHV; encoded by the coding sequence ATGCAGGTTGCGACATCCCATGCTCCAGCCGCACTGTTTGGCGAAAGGCTGGTCAAACTAGGCAAACTCAAACCCGCTGATTTGGAACGTGCGCTGCGGGCGCAGGCGGAAATCCGTCAGCCACTGGGCAGCGTGCTAGTCCGTTTAGGAATGCTCACCGAACAAGAAGTGGCATTCGTGTTATCACGTCATCTGAACGTGCGCATGGCTCTGAGCAAAGACTACCCTTCATTACCCGTCGAAAACCTCGGCATTGCCATTAATTACATGCGCAATGCTGAAATTGTCCCCTTGCAAGCGGAAGAAGAGCGTTTGGTGGTGGCAATGTCTAACCCGCAAGACGCCTTTACCTGTCAGGCGATTGGCATGGCAAGCGGCAAATTGGTTGAGCCACTGCTGGGTTTGCCGACCGAAATTCGTGCCAATATCGAACGTTTGTACGGCGGAGAAGCCAGCAAGCAGGAGTCGGGGGCGGGTGGTGACGATGAATTTGAAATTACCAGCCAAGATCACAATCTGGATGACATTGAACACCTCAAAGACATGGCGAGTGAAGCGCCCGTGATTCGTTTGGTGAATCAGATTATGACCAATGCGATGACGCAACGCGCTTCCGATATTCACATTGAGCCGTTTGAAACCCACCTGAAAGTGCGTTATCGGATTGACGGGGTGATTCACGAAGTCGAATCGCCACCGCCACAATTGACCGCCGCGATTATTTCACGCCTCAAATTGATGGCACGGCTGAATATTGCCGAGCGCCGTTTACCGCAAGACGGGCGCATTCAGATGCGGGCGCAAGGTAAAGAAATCGACATGCGGGTCTCCACCGTGCCGACGATGCACGGCGAAAGTGTAGTCATGCGTTTGCTGGATAAGCACAGTGTCAAATTGGATCTGAATACGCTGGGCTTTTCCGATGACAATTTACGCAAGGTGCAGCAGCAATTGGATGCGCCGCACGGGGTTATTCTGGTCACGGGGCCGACGGGTTCGGGCAAAACCACCACGCTATATTCCGCCCTGACGCAATTGAATACCCCAGAAAACAAAGTGCTGACGGTCGAAGATCCGGTGGAATACGAACTCGAAGGCATTAACCAAATTCAAGCCAATCCCAAAATCGGGCTGAATTTTGCGGACGCATTACGTTCCATTGTGCGCCAAGACCCTGACATTATTATGATCGGGGAAATGCGTGACGTGGAAACGGCACGGATTGCGATTCAATCGGCGTTGACGGGTCACTTAGTGCTTTCCACCTTGCACACCAACGATGCAGCGAGTGGTATTACCCGTCTCATGGACATGGGGATTGAGGATTATCTGATCACTTCCACCGTGAATGGCATTCTGGCGCAACGCTTGGTGCGCCGTTTGTGTCCGCAATGCCGCGAATCACATCCGGTATTGCCAGAAATCGAGCAAGAATTGGGTTTGCGCCATTACCAACCGGAAGGGGAATTGCGTTTGTGGCACGCCAAAGGCTGTAGTGCGTGTGGCAATTCTGGCTACAAAGGCCGCAGTGCCATTCACGAAGTGTTGCTGATGGATGACCCCTTGCGGCGCTTAATCCTCAAGCATGAAGATGCCGGAGTGTTACAAGAACAAGCGCGTAAAGGCGGAATGCGCACCATGTACGAAGACGGTTTGTACAAGGCGCTTAAAGGCGTGACCACCTTGGAAGAAGTGCTGCGCGTGGCGGAGGAAACCCCGAATGCCCACGTATAG
- the gspG gene encoding type II secretion system major pseudopilin GspG yields MRIQSQSRRSAAHGGFSLIELMIVLVILGLIAGIVGPQAMKYLGKGKTQSSKVQIENISAALDMYRLEVGSYPTTADGLKALVTAPSSARGWNGPYLKKGEVPKDAWNNDYQYKRPGSNGQPYDLLSFGADGAAGGEGEDADITLWK; encoded by the coding sequence ATGCGAATCCAATCTCAATCCCGCCGGTCTGCCGCTCATGGCGGCTTCAGCTTGATCGAGCTGATGATCGTGCTGGTGATTCTCGGCTTGATTGCCGGGATCGTCGGCCCACAAGCCATGAAATACCTTGGCAAGGGCAAAACACAGTCATCCAAAGTCCAGATTGAAAACATCAGTGCGGCGCTGGATATGTACCGTTTGGAAGTGGGCAGTTACCCCACCACCGCCGACGGTTTGAAAGCGTTAGTGACCGCGCCGTCGAGTGCGCGTGGCTGGAATGGCCCTTACTTGAAAAAAGGCGAAGTGCCCAAAGATGCGTGGAACAATGACTATCAATACAAACGCCCCGGCAGTAACGGTCAGCCGTATGATTTGTTGTCATTTGGCGCAGACGGTGCCGCCGGTGGTGAAGGCGAAGAT
- a CDS encoding DUF3025 domain-containing protein yields MNGLAMPLDTWNADFDAVHPCFQQLQNRRCWAGLMHWPACECLNQLLPAALCAQSGLPLRFFPQDNTLPFPELYYEERIFQHGMVATRANWHDFFNALMWSVFPHTKVMINAVHAADIQQYGKPRTPQRDALTVLDESGVIIVASRRELLQQVLDFAWETLFWEERAAWGQEIACFMIGHATLEKMLTPYVGVTAHALLVEVTPAFFHLPLAQQHAYLDQVVSGRLQHGGLASTACLNPFPLLGVPGWWENTTLEFYRDRGYFREKNRERTVKIIAA; encoded by the coding sequence ATGAACGGACTCGCGATGCCACTTGACACTTGGAATGCTGATTTTGATGCCGTGCACCCGTGCTTTCAGCAGTTGCAGAACCGTCGTTGTTGGGCGGGATTAATGCACTGGCCTGCATGTGAATGCTTGAATCAATTGTTGCCAGCGGCGCTGTGTGCACAGTCGGGGTTGCCACTGCGTTTTTTTCCACAAGATAATACGCTGCCATTTCCTGAGTTATATTATGAAGAACGCATTTTTCAGCATGGCATGGTGGCGACACGCGCGAATTGGCACGATTTTTTTAATGCCTTGATGTGGAGCGTGTTTCCACACACCAAGGTGATGATTAATGCCGTGCACGCCGCCGACATTCAGCAGTACGGAAAACCGCGCACCCCCCAGCGCGATGCGTTAACGGTATTGGATGAAAGCGGGGTGATCATCGTTGCCAGTCGCCGCGAGCTATTGCAGCAGGTGTTGGATTTCGCCTGGGAAACCTTGTTCTGGGAAGAACGGGCGGCGTGGGGGCAGGAAATCGCGTGTTTCATGATTGGTCATGCCACGCTGGAAAAAATGCTGACGCCGTATGTGGGCGTAACCGCTCATGCGCTGTTGGTGGAAGTCACCCCCGCGTTTTTCCATTTGCCGTTGGCGCAACAGCACGCTTATCTGGATCAGGTGGTATCCGGGCGCTTGCAGCACGGTGGGCTGGCTTCCACCGCTTGCCTGAATCCTTTTCCGCTGTTGGGGGTTCCCGGTTGGTGGGAGAATACGACGCTGGAATTTTACCGGGACAGGGGCTATTTCCGTGAGAAGAATCGTGAGCGCACGGTGAAAATCATTGCCGCGTAA
- a CDS encoding type VI secretion system amidase effector protein Tae4 — translation MPESNSFWNWLLSLFRPRPAAPVVVSPPPVTPPVISAAERAAIVAELEIAPSLPPPPPRPPALTTLENTPSLPDIDVGILEQVLPQEGPNIGFRLVWNNHPTVETGETFPCRDTEGNPHFGNQCAILMGTCLLRSNLLQGYDKTTCWYSGHKGHTLRAREVADWMRRNPGRFGAVEIRSNVSWGAFVGRTGFVCFHNFWGEGNQGDHIDLWDGTGILMREKNPGWEGPALADGSLDYFERSEEVWFWPVH, via the coding sequence ATGCCTGAATCAAATTCGTTCTGGAACTGGTTGTTGTCATTGTTTCGTCCCCGACCTGCCGCACCTGTTGTGGTGAGTCCGCCGCCAGTGACACCACCCGTTATCTCCGCCGCCGAACGCGCGGCTATTGTGGCGGAATTAGAGATTGCGCCTTCCTTGCCACCCCCGCCGCCGCGCCCTCCTGCACTCACAACGTTAGAAAATACGCCGTCACTGCCTGATATTGATGTGGGAATCTTGGAACAGGTTCTGCCACAGGAAGGGCCTAATATAGGGTTTCGGCTGGTGTGGAATAACCATCCAACCGTTGAGACCGGCGAAACGTTTCCATGCCGTGACACGGAGGGCAACCCTCATTTTGGGAATCAGTGTGCCATCCTCATGGGCACCTGTTTATTGCGCAGCAATTTACTTCAAGGCTATGACAAAACCACTTGCTGGTATAGCGGGCACAAAGGCCATACTTTGCGGGCGCGGGAGGTCGCGGATTGGATGCGCCGCAATCCGGGGCGCTTTGGCGCGGTAGAAATTCGTAGCAATGTGTCATGGGGCGCGTTTGTGGGGCGCACGGGTTTTGTGTGTTTTCACAATTTCTGGGGTGAAGGCAATCAGGGCGATCATATCGACTTGTGGGATGGCACTGGCATTTTGATGCGTGAAAAAAATCCGGGCTGGGAAGGCCCTGCGCTGGCAGACGGTTCCTTGGACTACTTTGAGCGTTCGGAGGAAGTATGGTTCTGGCCCGTTCATTAA
- a CDS encoding type II secretion system F family protein, whose translation MPTYSYKAITPQGVAKEGRLEAANEAQAAENLNAQGLIPIKIVAGKAASNASVNNAAQKKSKGFFASKTVSQPDIMALTQQLSTMLRAGLPLDRALGILLEIGDKPPVLELVQGIQNQVRSGKRFADSLETSGKFSKFYVNMVRAGEAGGSIDDALARLVEYMARAKELRGTVISALIYPAILAFVAVVSIFALLAFVVPQFAQMFGDMGAELPTITKVVMGAAATLRDYWWAVLGGFLLLLMLVQYVLSNEKARTGLDRSMLRWPLVGGLVGKIETARFSRSLGTLLHNGVPLLGALKIAKNTVGNRVMAAAVEESADSLKQGESLTRTLLSKGVFPPYALHMLRVGEETGRMEELLREVADIYDDEVKTSVKQLLALLEPVLILIMALAILVIIGSVLLPMINMADLVK comes from the coding sequence ATGCCCACGTATAGTTACAAAGCGATTACTCCCCAAGGGGTAGCAAAAGAAGGCAGATTAGAAGCCGCGAATGAAGCGCAAGCCGCCGAAAATCTGAATGCTCAAGGGCTGATTCCGATCAAAATTGTGGCGGGAAAAGCGGCATCTAATGCGTCCGTCAACAACGCTGCGCAAAAAAAATCCAAGGGATTTTTTGCCAGCAAAACGGTGAGCCAACCCGATATTATGGCGCTGACGCAGCAACTTTCGACCATGTTGCGGGCAGGTTTGCCGTTAGACCGTGCCTTGGGCATTCTGCTGGAAATTGGCGATAAACCGCCGGTATTGGAATTGGTGCAAGGTATTCAAAATCAAGTACGTAGCGGTAAGCGCTTTGCGGATTCACTGGAAACCAGCGGCAAGTTTTCAAAGTTTTACGTCAATATGGTGCGGGCAGGGGAGGCTGGCGGTTCGATTGACGATGCTTTGGCGCGTTTGGTGGAATACATGGCGCGGGCGAAGGAATTGCGCGGTACGGTTATTTCGGCATTGATTTACCCGGCGATTTTGGCGTTTGTGGCAGTGGTGTCGATTTTTGCGTTGCTGGCGTTTGTGGTGCCGCAATTTGCGCAAATGTTCGGTGATATGGGGGCGGAGTTACCGACGATTACCAAAGTGGTGATGGGTGCGGCGGCGACCTTGCGTGACTATTGGTGGGCAGTATTGGGCGGATTCTTGCTACTGCTAATGCTGGTGCAATACGTATTGAGCAATGAAAAGGCACGTACTGGGTTGGATCGCAGTATGTTGCGCTGGCCGTTGGTAGGGGGGCTGGTCGGTAAGATTGAAACCGCCCGCTTTTCGCGCAGCTTAGGCACGTTATTACACAATGGCGTGCCGTTACTGGGTGCGTTGAAAATCGCCAAAAACACCGTGGGCAACCGCGTCATGGCAGCGGCAGTGGAAGAGTCCGCCGACAGCCTTAAGCAAGGCGAAAGCCTCACCCGTACATTATTAAGCAAAGGCGTGTTTCCCCCTTACGCCTTGCATATGTTGCGCGTCGGGGAAGAAACCGGGCGCATGGAAGAATTGCTGCGTGAAGTCGCCGATATTTACGACGATGAAGTCAAAACCTCGGTGAAACAGCTATTAGCCTTGCTGGAGCCGGTGCTGATTCTGATCATGGCGCTTGCCATTTTGGTGATTATTGGTTCGGTATTGTTACCGATGATCAATATGGCTGATTTGGTTAAATAG